Part of the Bacillus sp. (in: firmicutes) genome, TCGCTCAATTGTAGTTTTCCGTTTGGATCAAAGAACACATTTTCCCCGTCACGGAATAAAGAAACATTAGAGTGCATACCTGAACCGTTCACACCGAATAGTGGCTTCGGCATAAATGTTGCATGAAGTCCGTGTTTACGAGCAATCGTTTTTACGACTAGTTTGAACGTTTGAATGTTGTCACAAGCTGTTACAACGTCGGCATATTTAAAATCAATTTCGTGCTGACCTGGAGCAACTTCGTGGTGAGATGCCTCGATTTCAAAGCCCATTTCTTCAAGCTCTAACACGATGTCACGCCGACAGTTTTCCCCTAAGTCCGTTGGTGCTAAGTCGAAATAGCCACCTTTGTCGTTCAATTCTAAAGTTGGTTCACCTTTTTCATCAAGCTTAAATAAGAAAAATTCTGGTTCTGGCCCTAAGTTAAAATCAGAGAAACCTAGGTCTCGCATTTCTTGCACAATACGTTTTAAGTTGTTACGAGGGTCCCCTTCAAACGGTGTACCGTCTGCATTGTAAATGTCACAGATAAGGCGGGCAACTTTTCCTTTTTCAGCTGTCCAAGGAAACACAACCCACGTATCTAAATCTGGATACAAGTACATATCAGACTCTTCGATACGAACGAACCCTTCAATAGAAGACCCGTCAAACATCATTTTGTTGTCTAATGCTTTGTCTAATTGGCTAATTGGAATTTCTACGTTTTTAATTGTTCCTAAAATGTCCGTAAACTGGAGGCGAATAAATTTAACATTTTGCTCTTTGGCCATGCGTTTAATATCTTCTTTTGTGTACTTACCCATGGAAAAAATTCCTCCCTTAAAAGATGTCTTTTTTTATTAATGGAAAAAGCGAGACATATCACCTTGACGTAAAGACGTTCGGTTGAAACGTCCCACTTCATATAACTCGGTTCGTAGCAATTTTCGCAACTCATCTTCGGATAGTTCACGGCGTACTTTTTCTTTTGCCGCTCCTTCATTTTCTTTTACCTCATCTTTAACAGCAAAAACTTTTTTAATCCCCGCCATGTTAATTCCTTGGTCTATCATGTCTTTAATTTCTAATAAGCGATCAATGTCGTTAAGTGAAAAGAGCCGGCGATTTCCTTCGGTTCGTGCAGGAGAAATGAGTCCATGTTCTTCATAATATCGAATTTGGCGGGCAGATAAATCCGTTAGTTTCATTACAACACCAATTGAGAATAACGGCATGGAGCGTCGAATATTTTTTTCACTCATTTCTTATCCCCCTTTCATGGAAAATCACCACTTAACGATTGCTTAATTAATGCCATTATATGCAATGTAATATTTTTTGTCAATATGATGTTAGGTTTTCTTACATGAAAATTTTTATCTAACCATCATTCAAATGAAAAAAGCTGACTAATCCTAAACGAATCAGTCAGCTTTTTCCCCTCAGACTTCTATTAATGACTTTTCAATTAATCGGTTTAAGGCCGAGCAAACAGCTATTTTCACATGCGCGTACGTAAGCCCACCTTGGACATAAGCGACATACGGCGGACGAATCGGACCGTCAGCAGATAATTCAATGCTAGCTCCTTGAATAAACGTTCCTGCAGCCATGATGACATCGTCTTCATATCCTGGCATGTAGCTTGGATATGGGGTGACGTGCGAATTTACGGGTGATGCATATTGAATCGCTTGGCAAAATTCAACCATTTTATCCCGGTCATCAAATTGAACGGATTGAATTAAGTCTGTTCGTTTCGCATCCCAAGAAGGATGAGTATTCATTCCGACTTTCTCTAACATCGCGGACGTAAACACGGCTCCTTTTAATGCTTCCCCGACAACGTGTGGGGCTAAGAAAAAGCCTTGATACATTTCAAGTAGGCTATATAACGACGCTCCCGCTTCGGCTCCGATACCAGGTGATGTCATTCGATAAGCGCAAGCCTCGACCCATTCTTTTTTTCCAACGATATATCCACCTGTTTTCGCTAAGCCGCCGCCTGGATTTTTAATTAATGATCCGGCCATTAAGTCCGCTCCAACATGACATGGCTCTTTATCTTCTACGAATTCTCCGTAGCAATTATCCACAAACACGACCATGTCCGGTTTAATCGATTTGACAAACCGAATCATTTCGCCAATTTCATCGACGGTAAACGACGGACGATTGGCATATCCTTTCGACCGTTGAATTCCGATCATTTTCGTTTTAGAAGAGATGGCTTGTTTTACACCGTCCCAATCGATTGATCCGTCTGGTAATAAGGATACGGTTTGATAATCAATACCAAATTCTTTTAAGGAACCAACCCCGCTTCCACGAATTCCGACAATTTCTTCAAGCGTGTCATACGGTTTTCCGGTAATATAAATTAGTTCATCCCCCGGTCGTAATACCCCAAACAAGGCGATCGAAATGGCATGAGTACCGGAAATAATTTGCGGACGGACAAGCGCCGCTTCGCCCCCGAAAACGTCCGCGTAGATTTTTTCCAACGTGTCCCGGCCGTGGTCATCATATCCATAGCCAGTCGACGGAATAAAATGAGAATCGCTCACTTGATGGGCTTGAAAACTTTTCAAGACGCGGAATTGGTTATATTCCACACGCCGACGAATCTCTTCATGAATCGGAGCAATATGTTGCTCCACTTCTTGGACCAGTTTTTGTAGTTCTTTTCCATAGGTGAGAAATTCGAACATGCTTGTACTCCTTATCTATCTTTATCTTGTATTGGAAAAACCTGAACAGCGATACATTTGCGTTCCTTCATCAAATGTACATTCGGTTAAGATCGTCTCTTGTTTTAAGCGTGACAATGTTTTTCCATCCCCAGCAGGAACATAACGCACATATGGTTCCATTTGTTTGATCATTTCTTCTTCGATTCGTTCTTTTAATCGTTCACGGTCATCTTTTCGTAAGGCACTGATTTGAATCGAGTCAAATTTCGGGGACGGAACAAAGTCCGGATGTACCGAATCCATTTTATTGTACACAATTAGCTGTGGCAAGTGATTCATTTCAAGTTCCGTTAATAATTGATGTACCGTTTGTTCGTGTTGTTCGTAATCTGGATTTGAAGCATCGACGACATGCAGTAGTAAATCCGCCTCTTTCACTTCTTCTAGCGTCGAGCGGAACGCAGCAATTAACGTCGTCGGTAAGTCTTGAATAAACCCTACCGTATCTGTTACAAGGGTCGTAAATCCACTTTTTAACGTCATTTTTCTCGTTAACGGGTCGAGTGTGGCAAATAATAAGTTTTGTTCAAATGCATCCGCATCAGTTAAACGGTTAAATAATGTCGATTTTCCAGCATTTGTATATCCAATTAGCGCAATTTGAAACGTACGATTCTTTTTCCGGCGCTCCCGATACCGATCACGATGGTTTACTATAACTGCTAGTTGCTTTTTAATATCATCAATGCGTCTTCGAATATGACGGCGGTCCGTTTCGAGCTTCGTTTCCCCTGGTCCACGTGTCCCAATGCCTCCTCCTAGACGAGAAAGCGCCGTTCCTTGTCCCGTGAGTCGAGGGAGCAGATATTGCAATTGGGCTAATTCTACTTGCAGCTTCCCCTCCTTTGATCGCGCTCGTTGGGCAAAAATGTCTAAAATCAGCTGCGTACGGTCAATAATACGCGCATTAATGACCGAAGATAAATTTCGAAGTTGGCTTGGGGACAATTCATCATTAAAAATGACGACATCTGGCTGCAGTTCCTCCACCAACACTTGCAATTCTTCGACTTTCCCTTTTCCGATGTATGTTGACGGATGAATTTTCTCCCGTTTTTGAACGACTTTTAGCAACACTTCTCCTTGCGCGGTGTGCGTTAAGGAAGCCAATTCTTCCATCGAATAATGGAAGCGGAGGTCATCTTGGTCGATTTGACATCCAACAAGAATCGCTTTTTCTTTTATATTTTCCAACGATCATCCTTCTTTCTAATTTAATCTGATTTCCATTGTATACGAAAAAATGAATCAATGGAAATATCATTTTACACACGAGTTTTCCGAAAATAGAAACAATTACTATTTTCTATCATTTATGTTGCATTCCCCCTTTCCTGTCCTTACAATCAGATTGGTTGAAGTTTTGTCAGGACAAAAAGGAGTATGTGTGCCGATGACTTGGGAAGTGCTAAGCATTATTGGGACCATTGCGTTTGCGGTTTCTGGAGCGATTGTCGCTATGGAAGAAGAATATGATATTTTAGGAGTTTATATATTAGGAATTGTTACAGCCTTTGGTGGTGGAGCGATTCGAAATTTATTAATCGGTGTTCCGATTTCTGCGTTATGGGAACAAGGAATGCTGTTTCAAATCGCTCTATTATCCATTACAGCGGTATTTTTATTCCCCAACAACTTATTAAAACATTGGCGCCGCTGGGGGAACTTTTTTGATGCGATTGGGTTATCGGCCTTCGCCATCCAAGGAGCCCTATATGCAACCGAAATGAATCACCCTATAAGCGCGGTCATTGTTGCGGCTGTATTAACCGGTAGTGGTGGAGGAATTGTTCGCGACGTGTTAGCTGGTCGAAAGCCATTAGTATTGCGGGATGAAATTTATGCAGTCTGGGCCATTTTAGCAGGGGCATGTGTTGGTTTAGGCATAGCCTCCTCCACGCTTGAGTTATTGGTGCTTTTCGTTATCACGACTGTTTTACGGATTTTATCTTATACGTTTAAATGGCGCCTTCCGAATCGCAGTTTAAGGTCGAATCAATAAAATAACCAAAATGGTACTTAGGAGAACACAAAACGGTGTGTTCTCCTTTTTATTTTGGAATACTTTGATAAAAATCTGTTAATACAAAGCTACCAATTAAATAATATATGTTAATATAATCTAAAAATTGATTGGGTGGTTGATAATGGAAATTAGGAAATTAACTCCTGCAGATGCTGAGATGTATTGGGAATTACGACTCGAAGCCTTGCAACAAAATCCAGAAGCTTTTTTAACAACGTACGAAGAAGCGATCAAAAAGAAAAATCCGATCGAACAAGTCTCGAAACGATTTGCGACAAAAGGAACATACAACTTTGGTGCTTTTATCAATAACGAGCTCATCGGAGTGGTGACGTTAGTGCAAGAACAACATGCCAAAATTCAGCATCGGGCCAACATTTTTGCTATGACACCGAAAATGCGAGGGCTTGGTGTCGGGAAAGCTTTGCTTACAGAAGCGATTAATCAAGCGAGACGTATACCGGAAATTGAAAAAATTAATTTATCCGTTGTCGCAAGCAACGAACCGGCAAAACGTCTGTATCAACAACTTGGTTTTGAAGTATATGGAACAGAAAAAAAGGCACTTAAAATAAATCATACGTATTACGATGAGGAGCATATGGTGTTGTTTTTAACATAGGCGTGTTAAACGATACTGTTGATAGATATACATTACGCTTGTGGCGGACGCTTTCCGCGGGCAAGGTGCAAGATGCTTCCCTCGCAACGCTCAAATAAGGGTCTTGCCTGGCTTCTTGTCCCCGCTGGAGTCCGCCGCCGTGTGAACAACTTCAACTTGCTAAAAATCAACATTGAAACATAACATAGCCCTTAAAAACTTATAAACAACGCATATTCTTTCATAATACGTAACCAAAACGAATTTCATCTAGCGACCTTGAATCAAACGCCTCTTGCAATGAAGCCACCCCTTCATAAGTTCTCCTATCATCTATTCTCTATAATAACGATTCATGTATCGGTGGCTTTCTTACTCAAAAAGATAGTTAATTAGAAAATGAACAAGAGTTCTTGTTTACATAACATTATTATTGTGAAATTGAATGAAATAGACGTATTTTTTTGCTCATTAATCAATAGAATTTTCCATAAGCAAATCGTTTTTTCTCATAAAACGAAAATCTTTTCCCATAAATTAATCTTTTTTTCTCATAAACTGAAAATTTTTTCCATAACGAGGCATTTGTGTTCATAAATTCAATTTACTTTCCAAATAAATGTGTTAAAACATGATCGTGTCCATTCACATCCCCCTACTTATTTTTTTTCTACATTACTACACTCCTAAGTTTGAATAAACTCCACAATAATATTAACACATTTTTCCATAAAACCTTTAAAAATGATCCTTTTTTTTCAACAGTATATTTCTCACTTAGTTATTTTTACAAAATAAAAAAGCTACCTTATTAAAAGGCAGCTATTTTTAAAAACTATTAGTTCCCCGCTCCGCGATATCGTTTCACTCCAGCATTCCACACGATAACCGATAACGCGAAAAAAGCAAGACCCATAAAAGGTGTTAAAAAGGCATAACTATACCATTCGGTCTTTTTCAAAAAGTACGCCGATGGGTACACACCGACAAAGGCAAACGGTAAAATCCACGTCAACACATAGCGAATGATTCGGTTATAAATGTTTACAGGATACCGGCCGTAGTTTCCGATATTGTACATCATCGGCATAATCGATGTGCGGGCATCGGACCAAAAGCCGATGGAAGCTAGCATGACAAAAATTCCTGCGTACACGAGTGTACCACCTAGGACAAAAAACATAAAAATAAACACATCGTACCAATGGAAGGATAAATCGAGTTGAACGGCTGCATACGCCATCACAATGAGACCCGTCACCGCTCCAAACAACGATTCGAGTTCCATTCGTTCCAGTACGATTTGAAATAAGCTATGGAGCGGTCGGGTTAATATGCGGTCAAATTCCCCTTTGACAATATACCGTTCATTAAAATCCCAAATATTAAAGAACGTTGCAAAGAGGGCAAACGGGACTAAGAAAAAGCCATAGATAAAAATAATTTCATCACGCGACCACCCGTTTAACAAATTCGTATGCCCGAACACGACAAGAATAAAGATTAAATTCGTTGCTTGGAACAACAAATCCGATAAAAATTCAATCACCATATCCGTTCGGTATTGCATTCGTGTTTTCATGTATTGACCCATATATTGAAAAAAGATCGAGACGTAATACATCTGCTCACCCCCCTTGAATCACCAGTTTATTTTTCGCTACTTTCCACATGAAATAAATTGGAAGTAAGAGAACGAAGGACCATGCCGCTTGTACGATCAAGGCTTCGGTTGCCGCTTCTCCAGTAAACCCTCCAGTAAAAATCATACTTGGGATGTAACTAATGGCTTGAAACGGTAACCATTGCATGACTTCTTGCGCCCAAATCGGGTAAAAGCTAATGGGTAAAATCAAACCGGAGAATAGATCAATAATGACGCGTTTGGCTCGAATCAATCCATCAATATGGAATAAGAAAAACGTCAGCATGCCTGTGATTAGGTTAATTTGTGTATTAATGATAAAACTGAATAAAATCGATAATGCAAACAGTCCCCACGTTGTTCCATCCGTTGAAAACGAAAGCGGGAATATGAAACTTACAATCACCATCCCTGGTAACGAAAATAAGAATAAGCGAAAAATTCCTTCACCTAATGCTTGCATCGTTTTCATTCCAAGGTAGGAATACGGTCGTATCAATTCGACGGCCACTTTTCCTTCTTTAATTTCCATCGCGATTTCTCGGTCGATATTATTAAAATAAAAGGCGCGTGCCATCCAAGCAACGGCGACATACGTCACCATTTGCGAAACGGAAAGGCCTTGAATTTCTCCTTGTCCACCATAGATTGCGGACCATAAAAAATAATAAGCACCGATATTAATGCTATAAATCAAAATTCCAGTATAATAATTCGTCCGATACGCTAACATCATTAAAAAGCGAATACGGATCATTTCTATATATTTAGCCATAATCCATCACCACGTTTAAACCGAATGGACGCCCAATTTATTTTCCTTGGTCGCGTCCCCTTTTTCATAAATGTTACGGATAATTTCTTCCGTCGATATTTCTTGAATACGCAAATCGATCAACTTTTCGTGCGATACGACTCGACTAATGACCTCTGATAATTCGTTTTCTTTCGTTGACACGTGCGCAATCCATACGTTTCCGCGCTCCCCTTTTACCCACTCTACGGAGAGTCCTTTAGTCAGTTCATGTAAACGAGATTCTAAGACTTCCTCGCTAAATTGGAATTCGATTTGTTTTCCTTCTCCCCACTGCTTTCGTAAATGGGAAAGCGAACCGTCATAGATGATTTGTCCTTCATCGAGCATAATGACGCGCTCACATAACGCTTCAATATCCGAAATATCATGAGTGGTTAATAGAATGGTAGTTTTGTATTTTTCATTCATCTCTTTTAAAAACTGGCGTATCTTTAATTTGACCAAAACGTCTAAACCGATCGTTGGTTCGTCTAAAAAGAGGAGTGGCGGATTATGAATGAGCGCGGCAGCTAATTCACAACGCATCCGTTGACCAAGGGATAATTTTCGCACAGGTTTGTCCAATAACGGACCAATATCTAACGTCTCAATGACGTGGTCCATATGTTCACGATAATCTTTGTCTGAGACTTGATACACTTTTTTTAACAACCGAAACGACTCTTGAACAGCAATGTCCCACCAAAGTTGAGACCGTTGGCCAAAAACGACCCCAATCGTTCGCACAAATTTTTCCCGCTCTTTATGCGGATTCATTCCATTTACGAGCACTTTTCCCGATGTCGGTGTTAAAATTCCTGTCAACATTTTAATGGTTGTCGATTTCCCAGCTCCGTTTTCACCGATATAACCGACCATTTCTCCTTGCTTAACCGAAAATGATATATCATTGACCGCTCGAATCGTCTTATAATTTCGCGTAAACAAATCGCGAAAGGCACCTTTTAACCCAGAGCGGCTAGAATAACTTTTAAATTCTTTTCGCAAATTTTCAACTTCGATGACGTTCATGTTTTCCCCTCCAAGTTTGGAAATCACAACGAATAGTTTATAAAAAAATGAGGACCATGACAAACGGGTTGCATGGTCATTTTTTTAATATGAATGATCTGCTGATCAAGATTCGGGCAAGTGTTATTACTATAACGGAAAGTAAAATTGCCTAAACAGAAAGTAATTTTACTTGAACGAAAAATAATTTCATCATAATAGAAAGTTATTTTTTTAACGGAAAGTAATTTCATTTAAACGGAAAGTATTTTCTCCTGAACTGAAAGTAATTTCACATTAACGGAAAGTATTTTCTCCTGAACTGAAAGTAATTTCACATTAACGGAAAGTATTTTCTCCTGAACGGAAAGTAATCTACTACAGTAATATGTAAATTTCCATTACATAGCATATATTTCAGAACCAATTGGTATGAACATATGTAAAACCCGTCCCTTTTCATATAGGACGGGCCTTTATCTTTACATCATATCCTGTTTCTTCTTTAAACTCACGTATGACACACTGTTCGAATGTTTCGTGCTCCGGTTTTCCTTGTAACACCATAAACAATTGACCATTTTCATTGATACATACCCCTGCTGTCCCACGCCACATGTAAAACACTATCCTAAAGAGATTCATGGATTAAGAGTTTTGAGAAATCAAGGTAATAACTCCTTCGTACATTTCCTCAAGGGCGTTTTGTTCACTCATATATTCGTTTAAACGTACTCCCATGTCTTTTCGTGTGCCATCAGGAAGCAAAACAAATCCTTGAATATACGGTAAATGTTCATTTTTATATCCGTTTTCCAAAGTCGTTTGCTCTTCTAAAAAAATCGAATAGTGATACGGTGCAATTCCAATAAAAAAGATCGGTTTCGTAAGCTGCTGAAATTGGGATGCATAAGTCGGTTCCGACGCTTCTTCAAACCATTCTTCGGTCACGATCCAACCATCAACGTTCGTGTCGTTTGTTACCATCGTCTCTAGCGAATAAGTCTTCCATTCAATCAAATCATTTTCAATGGGCGGAATGGTACCGATGACACCAATCGTTAATGGACGTCCCTCATATTTCACATCCAATGCGGATGAGCAAGCAGTTAATAAAAAAACAATAAGAATGAATCCTATTTTTTTCAAAACCTCTCCCCCTATTCTTCCTCTGATGTAATTCCTTCTTATTTCTTCCATTTTATCATTAATCATCCAAGACAAGCATCAAAAAAATAAAAACGAACCCTTTAGCTTAAAGGATTCGTTTTCACATCGTGTTATTATTCGTGAGTATGGTAAAGCGCGCAACGGTTTGGACCGATTTCTAACTCTTGTTGTTCATCCAATGTGGCTTCGCGCTCTCCTCGGTTAATGGCCACGATGTCTTCAAAGTTTGGAGGTGTTTCGTTATTCGTTTGAGCCGCTACTAGTTCAACGAATTCTTCCTTTTCTTTATTTTGCATCATGTCATTTCTCTCACGAATACGACCGAGCGTATCTCCGATAAATCCTTTTTCATTAAGTTCATCATCAAGACTTGCATAATGCCCTGGTAAAACCATGACATCATCGGCAATTGCTGCTACTTTTTCATACACCGTATCGTATAAATCGTTCGCCCATTCTCTTGCTTTTCCTCCTAAGTCTGGTCGGCCTAACCCCCCGACAAAAATCGTATCACCTGAGAACAGCAACTGATCGTTCACAAAGAAAGATACACTGCCAGGGGTATGACCAGGTGTTTTCACTGCAAGCACTTGAAGCTTTACATTCTCAAACGTAATCTCCTCGTGCTGCTCCAGCGGTTCAAAGTCAAACACCGCTCCTTCACTTTTCATTAAATAGTACGTTGCCCCGGTTTGTTCGGCGAGTTTTTTCCCTCCAGAAATATGGTCAGCATGCAGATGGGAATCGACAATGTGCGTAATTTTTACCCCTTCTTCATCCGCTACTTGTTGATAAACATCAATAAAACGAGAAGGGTCAACGACTAATGCTTCGTTTCCAGAAATGACCATATAGGATAAACAGCCTTTTCCCACGCGGATAAATTGATACACTTTACTGTTCTCATCTTCATGTACGTTCACTTTGTACAATTCTTCACTCCATTTTTTCATTCCGCCTTGTAAAAAAGCGACATTTGTCATACCAGCTTCCGCTAACATTTCCGCAACCATTTTAGATGATCCTTCTTTTGCACAAACAACTAACACTTGCTCGTCTTTTGGCAAACGGTCTAAAATACCTTCCACCCCATCTAATAGCTCAAAATACGGAACATTAATGGAAGTAACTTGTTCTCCTTCAATTTTCCAATCGTTGTAATCACTCTCGTTTCGAACGTCTAAAATGAACATTTTTTCTTTATTCATAAGTCGTTTCGCTACTTCTGCTGCTGTAATCATTTGAATACTCATATAAAATTCCTCATTTTATTTTTACCCGTAGGGGTATTTTGGTTTAAAAAAATTTAATCTACTGGGCCATCCCAAGCTTGCATACCGCCTACCATGTTCGTTGCATTGAATCCATAAGATGTTAGTAATTGAACCGCCAGTCCGCTACGGTTCCCTGATCGACAAACAACAATGTACGGTATGTTTCGGTCAAGTTCATGCATTCGAAATTCCAATAAAGTTAATGGAATGTGCACGGCATTCGGGATTTTTCCTAGCTGAACTTCCTCTGCTTCCCGAACATCGATGATATGCAGTTGTTCGTTATTTAAAAGCTTTTCTTTTACTTCATTGGCTGAAATAGATTTCAATGTGTTTCCCCTCCAATTGATGGTTATTACAACCCTCAATTCATACTATATACCCCTTATGGTATTTTGTCAACGATCTAATCTTCTTTTCCTTTTTTCACGATAAAATTAAAAAAGGCATTGCTTTTCTTAACAATGCCTTGTTCAACTATAGCAGCCGTTAATTGAGTAACATTATCTTATTTTTTACCATGTCTGCCAATGAAGTATCCTATCAAACAAAATAAATAAGTTATGGCTATACTCAAATTAATGAGAAGAATATCTGAAGGTACTCCTAACAAATACCTCGTTCCATATAAGGGACCAGCAAAAACAAGAGCAGCGGGAATAAAGATGATGGCTAAATTAGCAAAGTAACCTAAAATACATAACAAAGCACCTATCATCCAATACAGAGTTGCAAATTTTATAAAATAACGTCTCTTTTTATTGCCCATAAAAAAACCGTATATGAACCATAAAATTATGAAAAGGATGGAAGCAATTGCTTGTGTTAAGATAAGCATTAAAGTTTATCAAACTAAAAGGCACAGAAGCTATTAAAACGAGTAATAAGCTTTTATACATATATTTCCCCTTTTCCAATCGAATCAGAGTCCATCACTACACGCGACTTCACTATCTCATACTCTAAACCGAACCCAATAATAATTTCCTGGCATTTTATTCTTCACCTAGTTTTTCTAATAATGCATCCCCTTCCTCGCTTACACGGACATAGGCGTATCGAGCGTTCTGCTGGATTTCAATACCGGTGCCTTCGGGGACAAAATACGATTCAATCCCGTAGATAACCGTGTCTCCGTACATTTTACCATTGATAAGGACATCCCCTTTTTGTGGGGCGTACCCCTCTTTTACCTCCCCGTTAATGGAGTAAAAGCCAGCGAATCGGTGAATGCCTTGAGCATCTTTACGTAATATTACTTTTACTTTTCCGCGAGCTTCCCATGTACCGACATCTGAAATTTCGTATCGAAGGCGAACGTAATCGCCTTGCAATAAGGAGCGCGGATCGATAGGAGCAAGCTCTAACTTTACCACGTCTCCATTTTGTAAATGATCTTCTTTTTCATACACAAGATAACCGATAAACAGTGTTTGAAGGACAACGATGGCTAAGAGAGATAAAGCTTTTTTTCGAAGCCAACTTGGCTGTTCCTTTATACGAGTTGCTCGTGTTTTTTCAAAAAGGGCTGTTCCAACTAGAAATACCATGCCTGTAATTAAGAAGCTCATCGATTTATCTAACAAATCCCAAGCGAATTCATAGTACTTTAATACAAGAAATAGCCACCAATATAGCCAGGTAATGAACATTACGCCTCGTTCATGTTTGTAAAAAATGAAACCGACAACGAGAAGGACAAAGGCAATGTTAGATAATACATACCACAAATCAAGTGTAAATAAATCCATACTCGTCAATGGCAGGAAAGCACTTAATCCGATCACAAGCGCCGCATTCCGTTCCACTTTTTTTATCAATGGTAGGAAATAAAAAACAGCATTTATCACAACAACGATGAAAAGCGCTAACCTCGGTTCGTCAGTCCAATCGAGAATGATCATCAAACTGTATAGCGATATCGCTATGTTCGTTAACACTCGTAACCCAGTTTCTAGTGATTTGACGTAAAAGAAAAGTAAGACCAACGTGAAT contains:
- a CDS encoding ATP-binding cassette domain-containing protein — its product is MNVIEVENLRKEFKSYSSRSGLKGAFRDLFTRNYKTIRAVNDISFSVKQGEMVGYIGENGAGKSTTIKMLTGILTPTSGKVLVNGMNPHKEREKFVRTIGVVFGQRSQLWWDIAVQESFRLLKKVYQVSDKDYREHMDHVIETLDIGPLLDKPVRKLSLGQRMRCELAAALIHNPPLLFLDEPTIGLDVLVKLKIRQFLKEMNEKYKTTILLTTHDISDIEALCERVIMLDEGQIIYDGSLSHLRKQWGEGKQIEFQFSEEVLESRLHELTKGLSVEWVKGERGNVWIAHVSTKENELSEVISRVVSHEKLIDLRIQEISTEEIIRNIYEKGDATKENKLGVHSV
- a CDS encoding NUDIX hydrolase, whose translation is MWRGTAGVCINENGQLFMVLQGKPEHETFEQCVIREFKEETGYDVKIKARPI
- a CDS encoding MBL fold metallo-hydrolase codes for the protein MSIQMITAAEVAKRLMNKEKMFILDVRNESDYNDWKIEGEQVTSINVPYFELLDGVEGILDRLPKDEQVLVVCAKEGSSKMVAEMLAEAGMTNVAFLQGGMKKWSEELYKVNVHEDENSKVYQFIRVGKGCLSYMVISGNEALVVDPSRFIDVYQQVADEEGVKITHIVDSHLHADHISGGKKLAEQTGATYYLMKSEGAVFDFEPLEQHEEITFENVKLQVLAVKTPGHTPGSVSFFVNDQLLFSGDTIFVGGLGRPDLGGKAREWANDLYDTVYEKVAAIADDVMVLPGHYASLDDELNEKGFIGDTLGRIRERNDMMQNKEKEEFVELVAAQTNNETPPNFEDIVAINRGEREATLDEQQELEIGPNRCALYHTHE
- a CDS encoding rhodanese-like domain-containing protein codes for the protein MKSISANEVKEKLLNNEQLHIIDVREAEEVQLGKIPNAVHIPLTLLEFRMHELDRNIPYIVVCRSGNRSGLAVQLLTSYGFNATNMVGGMQAWDGPVD